A region from the Lentisphaerota bacterium genome encodes:
- the ybeY gene encoding rRNA maturation RNase YbeY, which yields MTPSGRDRVNIEIRTLQRGFRIDRRLLRSLAAALAGAARRVAPQAPWRELTVLLADDAAIDPINRIVMGHAGATDVITQRYEAVPGEPPGLVGELVINVEQAWRVGAHLARTRSAWSPAHELALYLAHGCDHLAGADDDTPAGRIRMRRRERRWLAGLEIPASLIRPAPGGS from the coding sequence GTGACGCCAAGCGGACGGGATCGCGTGAATATCGAAATACGCACTCTGCAGCGCGGCTTCCGGATCGATCGGCGGCTGCTGCGGTCGCTAGCGGCGGCCCTCGCCGGGGCCGCGCGTCGCGTCGCGCCGCAGGCACCTTGGCGCGAGCTGACGGTGCTTCTGGCCGACGATGCCGCGATCGATCCGATTAACCGGATCGTGATGGGGCATGCCGGCGCCACCGACGTGATCACGCAGCGTTACGAGGCGGTTCCCGGCGAGCCGCCCGGTCTTGTCGGCGAGCTGGTGATCAATGTCGAACAGGCTTGGCGCGTCGGCGCGCATCTCGCCCGGACGCGGTCCGCCTGGTCGCCGGCGCATGAATTGGCCCTCTACCTGGCCCACGGGTGCGACCATCTGGCCGGCGCGGACGACGACACGCCGGCGGGGCGCATCCGCATGCGTCGTCGCGAGCGGCGCTGGCTCGCCGGCCTGGAGATCCCGGCCAGCCTGATCCGGCCGGCCCCGGGCGGATCGTAG
- a CDS encoding EF-hand domain-containing protein, with amino-acid sequence MAGLGEIERDGQDVARDLEQAGAGRRILLKRHNGAAFTNADGEETRVSYLRQRKETRGACKNLLCRFCKRRFQKRHNNPSVAPLLTTNASVFTHTRSYTMKERTFLIGLLCAGALGVGALQAQEAEGAQKKHGRPDTAPRHFKGDGTGRFAAIDTNTNGVISLDEFMAMHAKREAAMKQRMGDTYDAAKAGVRPSAETVFKKFDTDGDGVLTKQELDADRMPRGSRPPRRENGKKPEPPAADAVAP; translated from the coding sequence ATGGCGGGCCTGGGGGAGATCGAGCGAGACGGACAGGATGTCGCCCGCGATCTGGAGCAGGCGGGCGCCGGGCGGCGGATATTGCTGAAGCGGCATAACGGGGCGGCCTTTACGAATGCGGATGGCGAAGAGACACGGGTATCTTACCTGCGTCAGCGGAAAGAAACAAGAGGCGCGTGCAAAAACCTCCTGTGTCGGTTCTGCAAGCGCCGGTTTCAGAAGCGGCACAATAATCCTTCCGTCGCGCCGTTGTTAACCACTAATGCATCCGTATTCACCCACACCAGGAGCTACACGATGAAAGAGAGAACGTTTTTGATCGGATTACTGTGCGCGGGCGCGCTTGGCGTCGGCGCCTTGCAGGCGCAAGAAGCGGAGGGGGCGCAGAAGAAGCACGGGAGACCGGACACGGCGCCCCGTCATTTCAAGGGCGACGGCACCGGCCGATTCGCGGCCATCGACACCAACACGAACGGGGTCATCTCCCTCGATGAGTTCATGGCGATGCATGCCAAGCGTGAAGCGGCGATGAAGCAACGGATGGGCGACACGTACGACGCCGCGAAAGCAGGCGTCAGGCCATCCGCCGAAACGGTGTTCAAGAAGTTCGACACCGATGGAGACGGCGTGCTCACGAAGCAGGAGCTGGATGCCGACCGGATGCCGCGAGGTTCCCGGCCGCCCCGCAGGGAAAACGGCAAGAAGCCTGAGCCGCCCGCCGCAGACGCAGTTGCTCCGTGA
- a CDS encoding glycogen debranching protein translates to MPLQQYPPPGARLLQIAGDILSVSLDLPQARHGRAVFRTNLGNAARRRREIIAAAQAGEPPLARDWHDLPMRDLGRGRHVLAVPLTEVGGFAGKACFIPAGSDLPEWPDGGNLSIKVAPAHTACANTVYTAFVRQFGAACHTSPHTPRNAELAAPLLAQNYTVIPPSGTFRDLIARLDTIVTVMRFRIVQLLPIHPVPTTFARMGLYGSPFAARDLFDVDPALAVFDTRATPIDQFRELVDAVHARSARLFLDIPANHTGWASALLTHHPDWFRRAPDGAFQSPGAWGVIWDDLVELDFANGGLRAFMAEVFLFWCRQGVDGFRCDAGYMIPAETWTYVTACVRESFPETVFLLEGLGGKIETTDHLLTAANIDWAYSEAFQMEDRAAFERDFPPAIVRSETCGPLIQFAENHDNNRLAARSETWARMRTALAALLSQQGAFGITAGVEWFASAKLDVHGASSLNWDAPRNQVAAIARLNTLLASHPAFGPGAAITLVQTGAGNTLAILRTPPTGRGAPLLALVNLDPDRPQPAAWPTGRFPAAAGSPLWDLLSGEPCDDPAGQTILSPGQVRCLTADPADLPALDAALRAPSAEPPAVRARRRNLLALRVSGWLAHAREGADPDTLGAALAADPRAFCAPALALAPFTLWTFPADTRRVVPVPPGHLLFIRAPAPFRVRLSDAGAVLASEDSVPFDDGSHGTFLRLPDTRHATAHRSCALDLSVFDAAGVRHASARVLALAPGGAVPVLTCFRDGALRDPALGALLANGRGAMSQVRAAWGEIRSQYDALLAINPDPRVPCDRRIFFTRCRTWLRQCGYSHAVDASCLQTFASDPASNAVAWHFHVPCGMGRWTPVTVTLSLERGRNRACLAIARGRVGDTEADRRADTLADDDPVTLVLRPDIEWRSFHETTRALTGPEHDWPRAIRSEACGFIFTPAAGEICSIRIPGAAWNPAPEWTYCVAHPEEADRGLAPQGDLFSPGWFGITLCGGESATLVAERADPPGTRPAPKLQAQGRGASPAMRDALASALDAYLVTRDDLLTVIAGYPWFLDWGRDTLIVLRGLIAAGRTAEARAVLREFGRFERAGTLPNMIRGNDDANRDTSDAPLWFCVVCADLARVLGPRAVLMLDCGGRPLADVVASILTHYRDGTPNGIRADPGSGLIYSPAHFTWMDTNHPAATPRQGYPVEIQALWIAALRFAARHLVRRVPWAAAQAVRAQASLDALFWLPGRALPGAEASAWLADCLRAEPGVSAAQAVPEDALRPNQLLAVTLGALADPRRAEAVVRACECLLVPGGIRSLADRPVATGLPVWRDGALLNDPANPYWGAYRGDEDTRRKPAYHNGTAWTWPFPLYAEALLAVYGPAARDTARALLGSATELLNTGCVGQIPEILDGDAPHAQRGCPAQAWGVSELLRVWDLTGA, encoded by the coding sequence ATGCCGCTTCAGCAATATCCGCCGCCCGGCGCCCGCCTGCTCCAGATCGCGGGCGACATCCTGTCCGTCTCGCTCGATCTCCCCCAGGCCCGCCATGGCCGCGCGGTCTTCCGGACCAATCTCGGCAATGCCGCCCGCCGCCGCCGCGAGATCATCGCCGCCGCCCAGGCCGGCGAGCCGCCGCTGGCGCGCGATTGGCACGACCTCCCCATGCGCGACCTCGGCCGCGGCCGGCACGTCCTCGCCGTCCCGCTCACCGAGGTCGGCGGATTTGCCGGCAAGGCCTGCTTCATCCCCGCGGGATCGGATCTCCCGGAATGGCCCGATGGAGGCAATCTCTCCATCAAGGTCGCCCCGGCCCACACCGCGTGCGCCAACACCGTCTACACCGCCTTTGTCCGCCAGTTCGGCGCCGCCTGCCACACCAGCCCCCACACGCCCCGCAACGCCGAGCTTGCCGCGCCCCTCCTTGCCCAGAACTACACCGTGATCCCCCCCTCCGGCACGTTCCGCGATCTGATTGCCCGGCTCGACACCATCGTCACCGTGATGCGCTTCCGCATCGTCCAGCTCCTCCCGATCCACCCCGTTCCCACCACCTTCGCCCGCATGGGGCTTTATGGCTCGCCCTTTGCCGCGCGCGACCTGTTTGATGTCGATCCGGCGCTCGCCGTGTTCGACACCCGCGCCACCCCGATCGACCAGTTCCGCGAACTGGTCGACGCCGTCCACGCCCGCAGCGCCCGCCTCTTCCTCGATATTCCGGCCAATCACACCGGCTGGGCCTCGGCCCTGCTCACCCACCACCCCGACTGGTTCCGCCGCGCCCCCGACGGCGCCTTTCAGTCGCCCGGCGCCTGGGGCGTGATCTGGGACGATCTCGTCGAGCTCGACTTCGCTAACGGCGGCCTCCGCGCCTTCATGGCCGAGGTCTTCCTCTTCTGGTGCCGCCAGGGCGTGGACGGCTTCCGCTGTGACGCGGGGTACATGATCCCCGCCGAGACCTGGACTTACGTCACCGCCTGCGTGCGCGAGTCCTTCCCCGAAACCGTCTTTCTCCTCGAGGGCCTCGGCGGCAAAATCGAGACCACCGACCACCTGCTCACCGCCGCCAACATCGACTGGGCCTACTCCGAGGCGTTCCAAATGGAGGACCGCGCCGCCTTCGAGCGCGACTTTCCGCCCGCCATCGTCCGCTCCGAAACGTGCGGGCCGCTGATCCAGTTCGCCGAAAACCACGACAACAACCGCCTCGCCGCGCGCTCCGAGACCTGGGCGCGCATGCGCACCGCCCTCGCCGCGCTCCTCTCCCAACAGGGCGCGTTCGGCATCACTGCGGGCGTCGAATGGTTCGCCTCCGCCAAGCTCGACGTCCACGGCGCGTCGTCCCTCAACTGGGACGCCCCCCGCAACCAGGTCGCCGCCATCGCCCGCCTCAACACCCTCCTCGCCAGCCACCCCGCCTTCGGTCCCGGCGCCGCCATAACCCTCGTCCAGACCGGCGCCGGCAACACCCTGGCCATCCTCCGAACCCCGCCGACAGGCCGGGGCGCGCCGCTGCTGGCCCTCGTCAACCTCGACCCCGACCGGCCGCAGCCGGCTGCCTGGCCGACCGGCCGCTTCCCCGCCGCCGCCGGTTCGCCCCTCTGGGACCTGCTCTCCGGCGAGCCGTGCGACGACCCGGCCGGCCAGACGATCCTCTCTCCCGGCCAGGTCCGCTGTCTCACCGCCGACCCCGCCGATCTCCCCGCGCTTGACGCCGCCCTGCGCGCGCCCTCTGCCGAGCCGCCCGCCGTCCGCGCCCGCCGCCGCAACCTCCTCGCGCTCCGTGTGTCCGGCTGGCTGGCGCACGCACGGGAGGGAGCGGATCCCGACACCCTCGGCGCGGCCCTCGCGGCCGACCCGCGCGCCTTCTGCGCCCCCGCCTTGGCTCTCGCCCCCTTCACCCTCTGGACGTTCCCCGCCGACACCCGCCGCGTCGTCCCGGTCCCCCCGGGCCATCTCCTGTTCATCCGGGCGCCCGCGCCGTTCCGGGTCCGCCTCTCCGACGCCGGTGCCGTCCTCGCCTCGGAGGATTCGGTGCCCTTTGACGACGGCTCGCACGGCACGTTCCTCCGGCTGCCCGACACCCGACACGCCACCGCCCATCGCTCCTGCGCGCTCGACCTCTCGGTCTTCGACGCCGCCGGCGTCCGCCACGCTTCGGCCCGCGTCCTCGCCCTCGCCCCCGGCGGCGCCGTCCCGGTCCTGACGTGCTTCCGGGACGGGGCGCTCCGCGATCCCGCCCTCGGCGCCCTCCTCGCCAACGGCCGCGGCGCCATGTCCCAGGTCCGCGCCGCGTGGGGCGAAATCCGGAGCCAGTACGACGCCCTGTTGGCCATCAACCCCGATCCCCGCGTTCCGTGTGATCGCCGCATCTTCTTCACCCGCTGCCGCACGTGGCTGCGCCAATGCGGCTACTCCCATGCGGTCGATGCGTCCTGCCTCCAGACCTTCGCGAGCGACCCGGCGAGCAACGCCGTGGCGTGGCATTTTCACGTCCCCTGCGGCATGGGGCGCTGGACGCCGGTCACCGTGACCCTCTCCCTCGAGCGCGGCCGCAACCGGGCGTGCCTCGCCATCGCCCGCGGCCGGGTCGGCGACACCGAGGCCGACCGTCGCGCCGATACCCTGGCCGACGACGATCCCGTCACGCTGGTCCTCCGGCCCGACATCGAGTGGCGCTCGTTTCACGAAACCACCCGCGCCCTGACCGGCCCCGAACACGACTGGCCCCGCGCCATCCGGTCCGAAGCCTGCGGCTTCATCTTCACGCCCGCCGCGGGGGAGATCTGCTCCATCCGCATCCCCGGCGCCGCCTGGAACCCCGCGCCCGAGTGGACCTACTGCGTCGCGCATCCCGAGGAAGCCGACCGCGGCCTTGCCCCCCAAGGCGACCTCTTCTCGCCCGGCTGGTTCGGGATCACCCTCTGCGGCGGCGAATCCGCCACCCTCGTTGCCGAACGCGCCGACCCGCCCGGCACCCGGCCCGCGCCGAAGCTGCAGGCGCAGGGGCGCGGAGCGTCCCCGGCGATGCGCGACGCGCTGGCGTCCGCGCTCGACGCCTATCTCGTCACCCGCGACGACCTCCTCACGGTGATCGCCGGCTACCCGTGGTTCCTCGACTGGGGCCGCGACACCCTGATCGTCCTCCGCGGCCTCATCGCGGCTGGCCGCACCGCCGAGGCCCGCGCCGTCCTGCGCGAGTTCGGCCGCTTCGAACGCGCGGGCACCCTCCCGAACATGATCCGCGGCAACGACGACGCCAACCGCGACACCTCCGACGCGCCGCTCTGGTTCTGCGTCGTCTGCGCCGACCTCGCCCGCGTCCTCGGCCCGCGCGCGGTCCTGATGCTCGACTGCGGCGGGCGCCCACTCGCCGATGTCGTCGCCTCGATCCTGACACACTACCGAGACGGAACGCCCAACGGCATTCGCGCCGATCCCGGCAGCGGCCTGATCTACAGCCCCGCGCACTTCACCTGGATGGACACCAACCACCCCGCCGCCACGCCGCGTCAGGGCTACCCGGTCGAGATCCAGGCCCTCTGGATCGCCGCCCTCCGCTTTGCCGCGCGGCATCTCGTCCGGCGCGTGCCGTGGGCCGCCGCCCAGGCCGTCCGCGCGCAGGCGTCGCTCGACGCCCTCTTCTGGCTCCCCGGCCGCGCCCTCCCCGGCGCCGAAGCCTCGGCATGGCTCGCCGACTGCCTCCGCGCCGAACCGGGCGTCTCCGCCGCGCAGGCGGTTCCCGAAGACGCCCTCCGCCCCAACCAGCTCCTCGCCGTGACCCTGGGCGCCCTCGCCGACCCCCGCCGCGCCGAAGCGGTGGTCCGGGCGTGCGAGTGCCTCCTGGTGCCCGGCGGCATCCGCTCGCTCGCCGACCGCCCCGTCGCCACGGGCCTCCCGGTCTGGCGCGACGGCGCGCTCCTCAATGATCCCGCCAATCCCTACTGGGGTGCCTACCGCGGCGACGAGGACACCCGCCGCAAGCCCGCCTATCACAACGGCACCGCCTGGACCTGGCCATTCCCGCTCTACGCCGAGGCCCTGCTCGCGGTCTACGGCCCCGCCGCCCGCGACACCGCCCGCGCCCTGCTGGGCTCCGCCACCGAATTGCTCAACACCGGCTGCGTCGGCCAGATTCCCGAGATCCTCGACGGCGACGCCCCACACGCCCAGCGCGGTTGCCCCGCCCAGGCCTGGGGCGTCTCGGAACTGCTGCGGGTGTGGGACCTGACCGGCGCTTGA
- a CDS encoding glycosyltransferase family 2 protein, which translates to MCKKKKIVVVMPAYNAEKTLRRAYDEVMAQGVVDAVIVVDDASQDRTVEIARTLPDARVHRHAVNTGYGGNQKSCYRLALAAGADVVVMVHPDCQYTPRLIPAMASLIASGLYPCVLGSRILGGHALTGGMPLWKYVSNRFLTAAMNLLFGAKLSEYHTGYRAFSRELLEKLPLEANSDDFAFDAQMLAEILWTGAVVAEISCPTVYNDEASSISFRRSVKYGLGCLAVAAQYRLCRWGVLRSRRFPPAQGAPCR; encoded by the coding sequence ATGTGCAAAAAAAAGAAGATCGTCGTCGTGATGCCCGCGTACAACGCGGAGAAGACCCTGCGGCGCGCCTACGACGAGGTGATGGCGCAGGGGGTGGTGGATGCGGTGATCGTGGTGGACGACGCCAGCCAGGACCGGACGGTGGAGATTGCCCGGACCCTGCCGGACGCGCGGGTGCACCGGCACGCGGTGAACACCGGCTACGGCGGCAACCAGAAGAGCTGCTACCGGCTGGCGCTGGCGGCGGGGGCGGACGTGGTCGTCATGGTCCACCCCGATTGCCAGTACACCCCCCGGCTGATCCCGGCGATGGCGTCGCTGATCGCCAGCGGTCTCTATCCCTGCGTGCTGGGGTCGCGGATTTTGGGCGGCCATGCGCTCACGGGCGGGATGCCGCTGTGGAAGTATGTGAGCAACCGGTTCCTGACCGCGGCGATGAACCTCCTTTTCGGCGCGAAGCTCTCCGAATACCACACCGGCTACCGGGCCTTTTCGCGCGAGTTGCTGGAGAAGCTGCCGCTGGAGGCGAATAGCGACGACTTCGCCTTTGACGCGCAGATGCTGGCCGAAATCCTGTGGACGGGCGCGGTGGTGGCGGAGATCTCCTGCCCGACGGTCTATAACGACGAGGCTTCTTCGATCTCCTTCCGGCGCAGCGTGAAATACGGGCTGGGGTGCCTCGCGGTGGCGGCGCAATACCGCCTGTGCAGGTGGGGCGTGCTGCGCAGCAGGCGCTTCCCACCGGCGCAAGGGGCACCGTGCCGATAA
- a CDS encoding tetratricopeptide repeat protein yields MAIGVGLVSFALYWPTRQHGFLDFDDGIYVTHCETVRSGFTREGLKQAFTRNIAGNWHPVTVLSLMADRHCFGIENAGAFHLHNAALHAINAALLFLLLALLSRGAGPLALAALAALFWSLHPLRVESVAWISSRKDVLSGLFCLLGLMAWAKHVRLRGGEAPAEPGLRSGCGMGVPPMNHGQDARATGGGASAAILIMRRLSHRGRGRYRNRGRISVGFIDTDTDTDPDADGPISKIRIAGASASLAFILTLSCFMAGYLSKPTMLVFPVYLGLVEWLETGRVRWKPLALMGAMAAGMLLVTMRYQAAAMSDLPWGTRLGNAAISISVYVRQIIWPSGLNCFYMLHRPLSVMRVGVGLVVVAALAVSAAVCWRRRPACTLAVGWFLCGLAPMLGLIHVGSAAHADRYTYLPTLGLSLALARTGFRGRRLAAAGCLLLAGYAAATLHYSRYWRDTESLFSRAVALDPRNPVALTTLGNAYFRDPARHALAGAYYQRAVESYRDAQTLGNLALWTLLKGGDASATDAAGAMALEAMIEIMARPQAVRLKAEEIGAWHGLAYYRLLRGDAGEAEGLLRESLPADPYNPVAHEWLGMACYKQGKWAEALMAIEAAQRLAPGNEKFALMIRDLKEKLAHEH; encoded by the coding sequence ATGGCCATCGGGGTGGGACTGGTCAGCTTCGCCCTCTACTGGCCGACGCGTCAGCATGGGTTCCTCGATTTTGATGACGGCATCTACGTGACGCATTGCGAGACGGTGCGCAGCGGATTCACGCGTGAGGGGTTGAAGCAGGCCTTCACGCGCAACATCGCGGGCAACTGGCATCCCGTGACGGTGTTGAGTCTGATGGCGGACCGTCACTGCTTCGGGATTGAGAATGCGGGCGCCTTTCATCTGCACAACGCGGCGCTCCACGCGATCAACGCGGCCCTGCTCTTTCTTCTGCTGGCGTTGTTGTCGCGGGGTGCCGGTCCGTTGGCCCTGGCGGCGCTGGCCGCGTTGTTCTGGTCCCTGCATCCCCTGCGCGTGGAGAGCGTGGCGTGGATTTCCAGCCGCAAGGATGTCTTGTCAGGGCTATTCTGTCTGCTGGGGCTGATGGCCTGGGCGAAGCACGTGCGGCTCCGCGGCGGCGAGGCTCCGGCGGAGCCTGGTCTGAGGAGCGGGTGTGGCATGGGCGTCCCGCCCATGAACCACGGGCAGGATGCCCGTGCCACGGGAGGGGGCGCAAGCGCAGCAATTCTAATTATGAGGCGATTGAGTCATCGGGGTCGGGGTCGGTATCGGAATCGGGGTCGAATTTCCGTTGGTTTTATCGATACCGATACCGATACCGACCCCGACGCCGATGGTCCCATCTCCAAAATTAGAATTGCTGGCGCAAGCGCCTCACTGGCATTCATCCTCACCCTCTCCTGCTTCATGGCCGGGTATCTCTCCAAGCCGACGATGCTGGTCTTTCCGGTTTATCTGGGGCTGGTCGAGTGGTTGGAGACGGGGCGGGTGCGGTGGAAGCCGCTGGCGCTGATGGGGGCGATGGCGGCGGGGATGCTGCTGGTGACGATGCGCTATCAGGCGGCGGCCATGTCGGATCTGCCGTGGGGGACGCGGCTGGGGAACGCGGCCATCTCCATCTCGGTGTATGTGAGGCAGATCATCTGGCCATCGGGGTTGAATTGCTTCTACATGCTTCACCGGCCGTTATCGGTGATGCGCGTCGGGGTTGGGCTTGTCGTGGTCGCGGCGCTTGCGGTCAGCGCGGCGGTCTGCTGGCGGAGGCGTCCGGCGTGCACGCTGGCCGTCGGGTGGTTTCTGTGCGGGCTGGCGCCGATGCTGGGGCTGATACACGTCGGCAGCGCGGCGCACGCCGACCGCTACACCTACTTGCCCACGTTGGGGCTGAGTCTGGCATTGGCCCGGACGGGGTTTCGGGGGAGGCGGCTGGCGGCGGCGGGCTGTCTGCTGCTCGCGGGCTACGCGGCGGCGACGCTCCACTATTCGCGTTACTGGCGCGACACCGAATCGCTCTTCAGCCGGGCGGTGGCTCTGGATCCGCGCAACCCGGTGGCGTTGACCACGCTCGGCAACGCCTATTTCCGTGATCCGGCGCGGCACGCGCTTGCGGGGGCGTACTACCAGCGCGCGGTGGAGAGCTACCGGGACGCGCAGACCCTGGGAAACCTCGCGCTTTGGACCCTGCTCAAGGGCGGCGACGCCAGCGCGACCGACGCGGCGGGCGCGATGGCATTGGAGGCCATGATTGAGATCATGGCGCGTCCGCAGGCTGTGCGGTTGAAGGCGGAGGAGATCGGCGCCTGGCACGGGCTGGCCTACTACCGGCTGCTGCGCGGCGACGCCGGGGAGGCGGAAGGGCTGTTGCGTGAGAGCCTGCCGGCCGATCCCTACAATCCGGTCGCTCACGAATGGCTCGGCATGGCGTGTTACAAGCAGGGCAAATGGGCGGAGGCGCTGATGGCGATCGAGGCGGCGCAGCGGCTGGCGCCCGGCAACGAGAAATTTGCCTTGATGATTCGCGATTTAAAAGAGAAACTGGCGCATGAGCACTAA
- a CDS encoding PEP-CTERM sorting domain-containing protein has product MKMKKMLTIAAVALMAVASQAATLTWGVDANFYDNQNGTPDSGFSWANPGLPMMLVLGSVTEVKWDPSMNAGSGGWVNQGGALIVPLFTATSGPNTFNDGAFTQTEDPVTKALFGVADANPWDDMNNVPLTMITISGTYYNLYSGNAVGFSEALSANSDGFFLTSNFDAAGAGTWATVPEPTSMALLAIGAAAVGLRRRIRK; this is encoded by the coding sequence ATGAAAATGAAAAAAATGCTCACAATCGCCGCTGTCGCATTGATGGCGGTCGCCTCACAGGCAGCCACGCTGACATGGGGTGTGGACGCTAATTTTTATGACAACCAAAACGGAACGCCTGACTCAGGGTTCTCGTGGGCCAATCCGGGACTCCCCATGATGCTGGTCTTGGGCAGCGTGACGGAAGTCAAGTGGGATCCGTCCATGAACGCGGGTTCAGGCGGTTGGGTGAATCAGGGCGGTGCTTTGATCGTGCCGCTGTTCACCGCGACATCCGGTCCCAACACGTTTAATGATGGCGCGTTCACTCAGACCGAGGATCCTGTGACCAAGGCGCTCTTTGGCGTTGCGGACGCTAACCCTTGGGACGACATGAACAACGTCCCCCTGACGATGATCACCATCTCGGGGACCTACTATAACCTCTACTCCGGCAATGCGGTTGGATTCTCGGAGGCATTATCAGCGAACAGCGATGGTTTCTTCTTGACCTCGAACTTCGATGCCGCTGGCGCCGGCACATGGGCGACGGTTCCAGAACCGACCTCGATGGCGCTGCTGGCCATTGGCGCGGCGGCTGTGGGACTGCGCCGGAGAATCCGCAAGTAA